One Sulfitobacter sp. M39 genomic window, CTCGCCCTATTTCGAGCGTGCGAAAAGCGTTTGCCCCAAGGGGGCCGGCGGGTTGTTCACCTTTGCGGTGAAGGGCGGATACGACGCCTGCGTCAAATTGGTAAATGCGTTGGAGATTTTCAGCCATGTCGCAAATCTTGGCGACACCCGGTCGCTGATCATCCACTCTGCCTCCACCACGCACCGTCAGCTTAGCCCCGAGCAGCAAGAAGCCGCGGGCGCCGGCGCGAATGTTGTGCGCGTTTCCATCGGGACAGAGGATGCCGCCGACCTTATCGCCGATCTTGATCAAGCGCTGGCCAAAGCGACGGCTTAGGGTAGGCCCCATAAAAGACCCCCGCCAAAGCAACCCTTTGGCGGGGGTATGTTTACCTATTCAAATCGTCAAATGCCTCGGGGCAGCAGAGGGTTAGTCAGCCTCGGCGATTTCGAACTGCAGCGTGACCTGCGCGCTGATGTCGATCTCTCCGGTCTCGATGGGCATATCCATACTTTTCATCTGGGCACCCCGCATTTCCATCGGGCGGAAACCCTGGCTCGATTCGGACATGCTGGTGAGTTTACCAAGCTTAACGCCAGCGGCATCTGCAAGCTGCTGCGCACGCGCCATCGCATCCTTAACGGCCCCCTCTCGGGCCTTAGCCAGCGCCGCTGCATTATCTTGCAATCCGAATTGCAAGCCGTTGAAATCATTCGCGCCCTCGGCCACGACCGCATCAAGCAATTGCCCGAGTTTGCTTAAATCGCGAACCGT contains:
- a CDS encoding SIMPL domain-containing protein; translated protein: MLKIAAIVCAGFASGALAQQAPQGITVNGEGIVSLAPDTATIRLGVSERAASASDAMAQTSEKVRGILDQLDTLKIAGLDRQTSGLYLRPVYDNRPREDASPVEVSGYEAGNTVSVTVRDLSKLGQLLDAVVAEGANDFNGLQFGLQDNAAALAKAREGAVKDAMARAQQLADAAGVKLGKLTSMSESSQGFRPMEMRGAQMKSMDMPIETGEIDISAQVTLQFEIAEAD